The Sporosarcina sp. Te-1 DNA window GCCTGCATAATAAGCAGAATTAATAACATGGCAATTACGGAAAATGGCGACTTGTCGCTGAATGCATCAGGCTGCCCGCTCGGTCCCCAGTGAGTCGGTATTTTTTCTGGCAACGCCGGATAGTGGATTGCTGTATACGCAAGCAATCCGAGAGTGATGATCATCGGCAATGCAAATAAGTAATTGGGAAGCATTTCATCCAGTGAACGCATGGACAGATCAGTCACCGTAACCTGTTTCAAATCCTTCCCCCACGCCTCTTTCTTCTTCAATGCCATCAATTTAAGATGGAAATAGAAGTACAGAATCATGCTACTGCCTAATACGATAAATTGAAGGGCAAGTCCGGCGAGTACGAGATCTTCTTTTGTCAAAATAGAAGAAACCCAAAGATAGGCAACAATGGCCAGGATGCCGATCGTCAGAACGGTTGCTGTGTAATTCCTTTTATACAAAGCTACTTGTTTATTATCAATATTACCTTCCGGAATCGTAACACCGAATGCGACTGTCTGCTTGAGCAGGAAAGGGGTGGCAGCTTGCATGACAGTCAGGAAGGCAATGATAATTAAAAAAATGAATAGTTCCATATTATTATTCCTCCGTGAGTTCTGAAATGAGGGATGATGTGAGCGACAGAATCTCATCACGTGTCATTCCATAAACGATCGCCTCTGCTAAAAATGGATGAAGTATATCCTGCATGCGTTGCCGGGCAGCTTCTGAGCTCTTCGCGGGAATGGGATTGATAACAGCGCCAGATTTTGGAATGACAGAAATAATCCCTTTTTGTTGAAGCTCATGATACGCTTTATTTACCGTATGCATATTTACTCCTAAATCCGCTGCTAACGAACGGACAGAAGGTAATGTATCATGAGGTCGCAAATCTCTTTTCGCAATCAATCGAATCAACTGATTAACCAACTGAGAATATATAGGAATTTCAGAAGCGGGTTCAATTTGAATTTGCAATGCTCGGTCCTCCATTCTGTTCTAAAAGTATTATAACAAAAAAGTAAGTGCGGTCATAGTGGATAGAAATGGCGGAACGCAATGCGTTCCGCCACTTTTTGATTTGATCCCGGCTCTTTGAAATAGGCCGATTCATTTTTATAGGTCATTCATGTAATTCAGAAACAGTGACAAATGAGTACCCTTCATTCTCCAGGTACGTCAGAACAGCTTCAAGACCATCCGCAGTTGTCTGATGGATATCATGCATCAGGATAATGCTTCCGTCTTTTGTTTGCTGTTTCACTTTCTCTAAAATCTTTTTAGGATCGTGATGTTGCCAATCCAATGTGTCGACATCCCATAATACGATTGGCATGTCAGAAATACCTCGAATCCGTTGATTTACTGCTCCGTAAGGTGGGCGGAACGCGGTCGCTTTTTGACCAGTTACTTCCTCGATCATGCGTGAGGTTTTTTGGATCTCATCGATGACACGGGCGCTTGGGAGCTTAACAAGATTCGGATGGTTCCATGTGTGATTGCCTAACTCATGACCGGCTTGCTGGACCGAGGCTGCCACATCTGGATAATATTCGACCCGGCTGCCTAGCATAAAAAACGTTGCTTTCGCGTCATGGCGTTTTAGAATGTCGAGAATTTGCGGTGTCACTTTTGGCTCCGGACCATCATCGAATGTCAACGCTACTCTTTTGGATACCGGTTTTTCTGCATGTGAGTTCATGTTGTCTTCAGATGTTTGATCGTCCTTTGTGTTGTCATTTTGTGACGGCTTTTCTGGCTTTTTCTCCGTATGTTCATCCGTTTTCACAGGGGCCGCCTCTTCAGACTGGTACGTTTTCAACAGCAAGGAATTAATTGATGAAAGTGACAGCGATACAATAGGCTGGCCAATTGTTCGATCCGTAACAATCTGAGGGTTAAGGTAGAAAATAATCGCTTCATCGGTCAGCGCATATTCACTAAAATTGCTCCATAATGGTTCTAACCATTTCTCATAGTCATCCGTTAATTTATTTTGAAGAGAGGGATCTTCGATCAATGCCTCTTTCACACGGGAAGACAGGATTGTTAAATTCTCCGGATCTCGATTCAAAACATCGGCAATTGTATGCATGGCTCCGGTTGACGGGTGTAAATGGAACGAATGGATAGTCATATGAGTCTTTCCATCGCTAAAATTGCTTCCTGAGACGACGACAAATGAATAGTGTCCTGACTTATGCTGCATTGTCTCAAATGAAATATTGAGTTCGCCAGTTGGATCTTTTTTAATTTTTTTCAGCTGATCCATCCGTTTTAGAAAGTTGGAACGTTCGTCATTTATGTAAGAGAGGACTTTCTCATTGAACAGGTTATGTGTGCTTTGTGGATATTGGATTGCATAGGGCGCTTTTTTATCGTTGGACATTTCCGTTACAATTTTAATCCCTGGGTAGGTCGATTCGATTGATTCGATAGAGACAGAAGCGGTAGCGTTCGTACTGTTATTTTTCTGTTCCTTTTTGAGGCCGGGGCTTGAAATAATAAAGATCGCGGTAATGGTCAATGTGATGATGGCGATTGAAAAGGCAAAATCAATCCAGATTTTCCGCCTAGGTTTTCTCATTCTGCTAAACTCCTTTTTCCTTTGTAAAGACTTAGACGGGGATACATGAGGAATAGTTTCGAATAAAACGATCTTTTGTCGAAACTTTATCTTTCTCTAGTATACAACATACAAAATCTGACACAATGGAAAAAGGAGTATTTTTATAAAAAAAGAGAGTATGAAGCTAGAACTTCTTCTACTAATCTGTATCTGAAGAATTCCATCGAGAGACCTCTTTGCACGCCGGGCATGTGTCCGGCTGTTCTTCAAGAATATTTGATAACGAACTTGTTATATTATGAAGTCTTTGTAGGGGATGCTTGGATGATCTACAGTTTTGCGAGAATGATGCCGAATTATACGCGGTTGACGCGGGTAGACACTTGGGAAGATTTTTTTGTTCACCTGATTACCTGACAAATCTACAAAGCTATCCTGCCTTCCTGAGATCCAGCCTTTGTATGAACTTTACGAAAGGCTCCTGTTTTCACTTGATTGGAGAAGGAGTTTCCCCTTCTATGTACCCATCCTCCCCTTTTACATGCGTGCCTTTTGTGGTATAATATCCAAGGCCCGGATCTTGCAAATGCGGGTTAGCTGTTATGTGTTTACAATCGAATATTGTTAAACCGAACCGGCTGTTATCCCTATTGCAAAGAGAAAAAACAGAAGGTGGTTGACGAGATGGAAAAAGGCGGATATAGGGTTTTATTATTCTACAAATACGTAGAAATCGAAGACCCAGAAACATTTACTGCCGAGCATTTGGCATTTTGTAAGGAACTTGGCTTGAAAGGCCGGATTCTAATCGGCAAAGAAGGCATTAATGGTACATGTTCAGGCACGATTGAGCAGACCGATGCTTACATGGCAAAAATGCATAGTGACGAACGATTTAAAGATTTATGGTTTAAGATTGACGAAACAGATGGACATGCGTTCAAAAAAATGCACGTTCGCTACCGCCATGAAATTGTTAATTTAAGTTTGGACAATGATGTTGATCCGACTGAATTGACAGGAGAGTATTTAAGTCCTGAGGAATTTTACAAGCAAATGCAAGAAGAAAATACAGTGGTATTGGATGCTCGTAACGATTACGAGTTTGACCTCGGTCATTTCAGAGGGGCCGTCCGCCCGGACATCGAAACGTTCCGTGAACTGCCAGAGTGGATTCATGAAAACAAGGAGATGTTTGAAGGTAAGAAAATCCTTGCATACTGCACCGGAGGAATTCGTTGCGAGAAGTTCACTGGATGGTTGAAACGCGAAGGCTTTGAGGATGTAGCTCATCTTCACGGAGGCATTGTGACATACGGTAAAGATCCGGTTGTCAAAGGCCAACTATGGGATGGACAGTGCTATGTGTTTGATGAAAGAATTGCCGTGCCAATCAATCAAGTAGAACATGTTGTGGTCGGTCGAGATCATTTTGACGGCACGCCATGCGAGCGGTATGTCAATTGTGCAAATCCGGAGTGTAATGCGAAGATTCTTTGCTCGGAAGAAAATGAGCATTTCTATATGAGAAGCTGTTCAGACGAATGCCGTACTCATCCACGAAATCGTTATTTTGTAGAACACAACTTGACAGTTGATGAGTTTAATCAACGTCTTGAAGCGATTGACAAACGCCGTGAAGAGACAGCGGCTACTGTTCAGTGATCTACCGTACAACGACTTAAAGAGGAAGGCTGCAGGTACGTTCGAGAAAATCGAGCATGCCTGCAGTCTTTTTTCATTATCCGAAAGACTTAAAAACAGCAGGGTATACACACTCATCGTAGATTTGCCATCCGCTTCACGCAAAATGAGAAAAGACAAAGAAACTGCAGTGACGTCAGTTGAGAAAATATCTAAGCTTCTATTTTAACAATTCTATCATTATGACTTTACTCATGAACTCTACTAGAAAATGGAAATAAGTGAATCGTTTCGAGTGAACTACCCTGATAAAAGAATCTATTCGCCTTACTTTTCGTATAGAAATTAGATATGTGAGTAGGAGGGCTTTGACATGAGAGTGATGATAGGCGCTATTATAGCAGCCTTTTGCATACTGGCAGCGGGTTGTTCCGTCGATGAAAAAAACAAGGTGGCTCCATCTGCAAGCAGCGAAGAAAGTGAAGTCGTCGATGAAGTAAATGCTGATGAGCAGGAGAATAGCCCAAGTAGTGAGGAAAGTGGAAAGAATATTTCAAATCAAATGGGTGAGGCGGCGACAACACCAGAAGAGCTGGCCCAGTTTCCGCCAGGTCAATTGACAAAAGAGTTTTCAGTCGATCGGGAAACATCGATGTGGATTGGACAGAAAGTACACGAGGATATTCAAGACGAGTTCTTGAGAGAAATGGAGTCTATACTCGAAACCACAAAGGATCCAGAGGACTTGTACGCTGTGTTCCTTCATGTATTAGGTGGTGCCCAATATCATGAGGTCGTTCAACCTCTTATTGATTACTCACCGGACTTTAAGGAGCCGATTTTGCCGGAGCCGTATGAAATGACAACGGAAGGAACACAGGCTGCTATCCCGGAAAAAGCGATCATCCTTTTGGACGCCAGTTCAAGCATGCTGTTACATGCGGATGGCAAGCTTAAAATGGATACGGCAAAAAGGGCGGTCAAGGGATTTGCCGCCACAATTGGCAGTGAAAGTGACATGTCTCTATATGTATATGGACATGCCGGGACGCAAAATAAGGCGGATAAAACATTGTCATGTGGAACAATTGATGAGATCTATCCACTCAGCCAGTATAATGAAAAAGAGTTTGATCAAGCTGTTGATTCTGTAGTGGCAAGTGGCTGGACCCCGTTGGCAGGGGCTATCAAACAAGCTCGTTTGGACCATGAACAGACGGGAGAAGATTTAACACTTTATATTGTCAGTGATGGTGCCGAGACGTGCGATGGAGATCCGGTGGAAGAGGCTAGGGCTTTTGCTGAACTTTCCGAGGATCGACATGTGAATGTGATCGGGTTCCAAGTGGATCAGACGGCTGAAAGCCAATTAAAAGAAGTCGCGGAAGCCGGTAACGGCACGTATCTGGCGGCAAATTCTTTAGAAGAGATGACGGATGGCATATCAAAATTATGGCTGCCGTCAGACATGGATCTTGTAGGCTTAATGTATTTCCAAGCTGACGCATGGCCAAAAACGATGGCACGTGACAAAGTATGGAATATGGCAAACCTTGCAAATGATCAGATTCGCGTAGAGAGTGATCGTTTTGCCGGCGCGGCATACCTCCTCGAAAGAAAAAAAATGATTGATTCATCGACGAAAGAGGAGTTGCTTGCCATCGTTGAGAAGCACAGAGAACAATACAAACAACTGCTTGAAGAACTAAAAGAAGAGAAATATGCATTGATTCAGGATGAACTTGACCTGATTAATAAAAAAGTCGACGATTATAGGGAACGGATGAAGAAATTGAAAAAGGAGCAAGGGAAGTGAAGCGGCTAACGCCAGGTGAACCAATGGACCTGGCGTTAGTTGTTTTTTTATGTATAATTTAATTGTTAGGATAAATACCAAGTAAATAGATTCTTAAAACAAAAGCCGTGTATATATTGACAACATTCTTCATTTTGTAAAATAGGATCGATTGCACATTCTTGTCCTTATTTGTGTTCGTAAATGGTATACTACTATGAGTGAATTTGATTTTTGGAGGACTTTGCGAGAATGGAATGGAAAAATATTTATCGCGGATTTTTAATGGGAATCAGCGACTTGATACCTGGAGTCAGTGGAGGGACAATTGCGTTCATCCTAGGAATATATGATCGGTTGCTTGCTGCAATCAGTGGAATTTTCAGTCGTGATTGGAAGAAACATATCGGGTTTCTTTTGCCTTTAGGCATTGGCATTGGAATCACATTAGTTTTATTTAGTCGCGTTATTGATTACTTATTGAAGAATTATCATCAGCCGACTCAGTATTTCTTCCTTGGTTTAATAATCGGTATTCTGCCTTTTATTTCGAAACAGGCAAGTATGCGTAAGAATTTTAAATTTGGACATTACATTCTTTTGCTCCTTGTAGCCGCTGCCCTGGCATCAACTGCTTTCATCAAACCGGTCGATGCCAATGTTATCACCTCATTAACAGCAAAAAATACAATTGGCCTGTTTTTCGCTGGTTGGGCGGGAAGCATGGCAATGTTATTGCCTGGAATTAGCGGTTCGTTCATTTTATTGTTGCTGGGTGTCTATCCAACGGCAATCAATGCTCTATCCACGATGAATCTTCCTTTAATTATCGTGATCGGTGCAGGTGTCGTAGTTGGATTTATTGTTAGCAGCAAGGCGATTGCATATCTATTGCATCACTATCGGCATAGTATGTTTTCAATTATCATCGGATTGATTTTAGGTTCCATTTTCGTTATATATCCGGGAATTCCCGAAAGTGGAACTCCGTTTGTCATGAGTGCAATTGCATTGATTACGGGATTGATTGTCGCAAATATGTTTAATAGTGCAGATCCCACAACGTAATAACCGGTGTATTGATGTGCCGCTTCTGTACAAATCACAGCTAACCTTAGGCAGTGATTTGTGCAGAAGCGGTATTTTTAGTTTTTCAAGATGTGTTTTCAAATAAAAAGAGATCTGACGCAACCGTATGATGTCAGATCTCGAAACGTTATAAGATATTTAGTGATGCCATGACAATCCAGCAAATATGATAGGCGATTATAATGACATACAGGAGAAGCGCTGTCAGCAACATAATTCGCAAATAAAATAGATGTGTCATTTTCGTCACCAAAAATAACAATGATAAAGGAAGAATGAATTTAACGAAATAGAAAAGGGCAATATTCATTTCGTAAATGGTTCTCATAATAGGATTAAACTCTTCGATCAGCCCTTGACGCAAGCCGAGATCTGTAAAAATGGCGTCCATCATGCTTAAGCATAATAGCAGAAAAGAGGCATTCCATAATCTGCTTCTTGAATGGGGTAATGTTCTGGCTGTTTCCATGGTTTCACTCCCGACACATAGTTCGCGGTTGCTAGTAACCGTTCCTTAGACATATAGGATATGGAATCTTTCCGGATTTTATTCAAACGTTCGTCTAGCCTGTAATGGAAAATATTAATTTCTGTTATCTATTCTTGCTAGCAAAGCAATTCGTTGCGTGGTTGAAAAAACTTGCTTATATTGAGTGGAAGGGCAGCTTGTTTATTAAACTTCACTATTCTATCAACTAAAAGTGTGAGCAGGGGTGGGAAAACATGGTCTTACAGCTAGTAAAACCGGCATTAGAATATGAAGAAGCATATCAATCGTTCCATAATGAATGGAATTTTGCAGACGAAATGTATACGCCTTCGTTTATCCGAAAAGGTTATGGTCATTTCAAGGACTACGTACAACAGTGTTTGTTAGCAGAGAAAGGACTCGGTATTCCGAAAGATTGGTTACCTTACTCGACTTATTGGCTCATCGAAAATAAGCGTATACTGGGTGCATCTATTTTGCGTCACGGACTGAACAAATGCTTATCCAACTCAGAGGGACATATCAGTTTAGGGATCAGGCCGAGCGACAGAGGCAGTGGATATGGCGCGGTATTCCTCTCTTTGGCACTTGCGGAATTAAAAAAACTTGGTGTCGGCAAGGCGCTTGTTGTTTGTGAAGAAGGTAATATTCCATCCGAGAAGACGATTTTGCGTGTAGGAGGAATAAGAGATATCGACTATATAGAAAGGGATGGTACCGTATTGCAGCGCTATTGGATCATTATATGAACAAAGAAGAACAGATTAAGAAGTGGATAGAGGTCACGCTTCGCGCAAAAGTGGTTGGAATAATCCGTACTGCAGACGGTTTTTTCAAGAAGTCTTCATGGTGCAATTGGAGAGTAAAAGAGTGGAAGTTCGATTAAGCAATCAGGAAGCTAGAACAAAGCGGAAATGGGACCGGTACTGCGTTCCATCCCGAGTGGACTGATTTCCCGGAGGTATTTCTTTATTCGTTCCTTTCCGGTTATGCTTCTAAGAAATCGTTGTCACCTCAAATGGTGGAACAAGTGTATGTCTCATTACAAATGAGGGAAGTGGTCCTCTGTTTCATAAAGAAACGGAATATTCAAACCGTCTATTTAAATAGGAAAGCGGCCATCCGGAGAGTCTGGTGAATGGACTCTTTTGGATGGCCTTTTGTGAGAAAGTAACAGGTGGAGGAAGTTTATGCCTTCTCCACCTGTTTTTCATATCGTTATTAGCCGATTACTTGTTCCTCGAGCACTTCATTCATTGTAATGCCGAGTGCGTTCGCTACACCTTCCCCATACGCGGGGTCCGCCTGGTAGCAATGACGGATATGTCGGATTTTGATTTCTTTCGGGGCATCCCCCATATTGCGGGCGGTATTGCCGAAAAGAACTTCCTTTTGATCGTCATTCATCAAATTGAATAGTTTTCCTGGCTGTGTAAAATAGTCGCTGTCATCTTCACGGAAATCCCAATGCGCAGCATCTCCGTACAGTTTAAGAGGCGGCTCTTTAAAGTCTGGCTGCTCTTTCCATTCGCCAAAGCTATTTGGTTCATAGGAAGTCCGGCTGCCGTGGTTGCCATCCACGCGCATCGCACCATCGCGGTGGAAGCTATGGAATGGACATTTCGGTGCATTTACCGGTATTTGGTGATGATTGACACCAAGACGGTACCGTTGTGCGTCTCCGTACGAGAATAAACGGGCTTGCAACATCTTATCAGGCGAGAAGCCGATGCCTGGTACGATAGCTGCTGGCGTGAAAGCGGCTTGTTCCACTTCAGCAAAATAGTTGTCCGGGTTACGGTTCAATTCGAATTCTCCAACCTCTATTAAAGGAAAGTCTTTTTTGTACCAGACTTTCGTCAAATCAAACGGATTATAATCCATGTTTAATGCTTGTTCTTCAGTCATTACCTGAATATACATTTTCCATTTCGGGAAGTCACCGTTGTCAATGCTGTCTAACAGGTCACGTTGATGGGACTCGCGATCCAATCCAATTAATTCCGTTGCTTCAGCATCAGTCAAGTTTTCAATGCCCTGCTGGGAGCGGAAGTGGAATTTTACCCAAACCCGTTCGTTGTTGGCATTGATCATGCTATACGTATGACTGCCGAATCCATGCATATGCCGATATGTTTTTGGAATGCCGCGTTCGCTCATGACAATGGTAATTTGATGCAATGCTTCGGGAAGGGACGTCCAAAAATCCCAATTGTTAGTCGCACTCCGCATGTTTGTGCGCGGATCCCGTTTTACGGCGTGATTCAAGTCTGGGAACTGGAGAGGATCTCGGAAAAAGAAAACAGGTGTATTATTGCCGACTAGATCCCAGTTTCCTTCCTCTGTATAGAATTTCAAGGCAAAGCCACGAATATCCCGCTCCGCGTCTGCTGCTCCCCGCTCTCCGGCAACAGTAGAAAAACGTGCAAACATCGGCGTTTGTTTGCCGATTTCAGAAAAGATTTTTGCTTTCGTATATTGTGTAATGTCGTTTGTTACGGTAAAAGTGCCATACGCACCTGATCCTTTGGCATGCATCCGTCTTTCTGGGATTACTTCTCGGTCAAAGTGGGCCAATTTCTCAATTAGCCAAACATCCTGTAGTAGGACTGGGCCTCTTGGTCCGGCCGTCAAGGAGTTTTGATTGTCAACAACTGGAGCACCGGCAGCAGTTGTTAACCTGTTTTGAGAACGATTATCATTGTTGTTCATTTGTGAAATCCCCCTTAGTTATTGATTTATCAATGTTCAATGATAACTATATCAAAGTGAAATAAGGAAAGCTATCATTTTGTTTAGAATAATTATCGACAAATAATTCTTATCAGGAAGATGTTATTATCATGATTTGACAGGGAGTTAGTACAACATGTCGAATGAGAATAGGAAAACAAGGAAGTCGTCGAAGGCAAGGGCACCAACAATGGTTGAAGAGAAAGGATGATGATTATATAGGACGTTAGACAGTTCCTTTCAGAGTGGATAGTGACTATTAGACTTGTTTTGAGTATACTCTTCATAGAATGAGAGCCGATTAGGCTAGGATGGAAGTGTAGGTATGACAAAAAGGCAGCTGCTCATTTACAGTTGTTTAACTGTTGTATTTGTTAGTATAGTTGCGTTGATAAGTGCAAATTTCATTTCTACGAAAAAATATGTCCAAGATTCTGTTCTCCGTGAGACGAAGGAACTTCTTTCTAATTTTGTCGCCGAAACAAACCGTTTTTCTTATGAACGAATCGTTGAACTTGAGCTGATTTCTGATTATCTTCCGTCCTTGATGGGAGACCGGCAAGAGCTATTGCTCTATTTACATCGGCAAAACGAAAAGATGCCTTTCTTCGCCGGTCTAGGCCTCATCGACGAAAATGGGGTTATTCTTGCATCAGATGGGTCTGAATTCAAAGTGCAGCAAGAAAAATCCTTTAGAAAAGCGATGAGTGGCGAGGTCGCTTTCAGCGATGTCTTCCGGCTTCGACAAGACTCGACTCAGAAGGTCATTGCCATCTCTGTTCCGATTTATAAGGATGGAAAACCTGTCGGTGTGTTGTCTGGAGTAGTCAATATGTCTAATATTTTTGGCGAAATAGCAAAGGAATCCCACTTGCCAGGAGCGGTCTTCTTATTAAAAAATGATGAAGTTTTCTTTTCCTCCACTGATGAAGAGAAGCTGACTGATCTCGTCCCCGATTTTGGTCAATTCTTATCAATGATACATACACAACCATCAGGTTCTGTCGATATCGATCGTAGAACAGCCCATTTTTTATCGTATGAAATGACTTGGAATGATTGGATTGTCGTTGTCGATTCTGAAATGAACCCAGATCGAAAGCAATTGGACGAGGCCCTTTGGCAGAATGGGCTGGTCCTCTTCATAGCTGTGAGTGT harbors:
- a CDS encoding rhodanese-related sulfurtransferase codes for the protein MEKGGYRVLLFYKYVEIEDPETFTAEHLAFCKELGLKGRILIGKEGINGTCSGTIEQTDAYMAKMHSDERFKDLWFKIDETDGHAFKKMHVRYRHEIVNLSLDNDVDPTELTGEYLSPEEFYKQMQEENTVVLDARNDYEFDLGHFRGAVRPDIETFRELPEWIHENKEMFEGKKILAYCTGGIRCEKFTGWLKREGFEDVAHLHGGIVTYGKDPVVKGQLWDGQCYVFDERIAVPINQVEHVVVGRDHFDGTPCERYVNCANPECNAKILCSEENEHFYMRSCSDECRTHPRNRYFVEHNLTVDEFNQRLEAIDKRREETAATVQ
- a CDS encoding DUF5658 family protein, translated to METARTLPHSRSRLWNASFLLLCLSMMDAIFTDLGLRQGLIEEFNPIMRTIYEMNIALFYFVKFILPLSLLFLVTKMTHLFYLRIMLLTALLLYVIIIAYHICWIVMASLNIL
- a CDS encoding polysaccharide deacetylase family protein, producing MRKPRRKIWIDFAFSIAIITLTITAIFIISSPGLKKEQKNNSTNATASVSIESIESTYPGIKIVTEMSNDKKAPYAIQYPQSTHNLFNEKVLSYINDERSNFLKRMDQLKKIKKDPTGELNISFETMQHKSGHYSFVVVSGSNFSDGKTHMTIHSFHLHPSTGAMHTIADVLNRDPENLTILSSRVKEALIEDPSLQNKLTDDYEKWLEPLWSNFSEYALTDEAIIFYLNPQIVTDRTIGQPIVSLSLSSINSLLLKTYQSEEAAPVKTDEHTEKKPEKPSQNDNTKDDQTSEDNMNSHAEKPVSKRVALTFDDGPEPKVTPQILDILKRHDAKATFFMLGSRVEYYPDVAASVQQAGHELGNHTWNHPNLVKLPSARVIDEIQKTSRMIEEVTGQKATAFRPPYGAVNQRIRGISDMPIVLWDVDTLDWQHHDPKKILEKVKQQTKDGSIILMHDIHQTTADGLEAVLTYLENEGYSFVTVSELHE
- a CDS encoding VWA domain-containing protein, whose translation is MRVMIGAIIAAFCILAAGCSVDEKNKVAPSASSEESEVVDEVNADEQENSPSSEESGKNISNQMGEAATTPEELAQFPPGQLTKEFSVDRETSMWIGQKVHEDIQDEFLREMESILETTKDPEDLYAVFLHVLGGAQYHEVVQPLIDYSPDFKEPILPEPYEMTTEGTQAAIPEKAIILLDASSSMLLHADGKLKMDTAKRAVKGFAATIGSESDMSLYVYGHAGTQNKADKTLSCGTIDEIYPLSQYNEKEFDQAVDSVVASGWTPLAGAIKQARLDHEQTGEDLTLYIVSDGAETCDGDPVEEARAFAELSEDRHVNVIGFQVDQTAESQLKEVAEAGNGTYLAANSLEEMTDGISKLWLPSDMDLVGLMYFQADAWPKTMARDKVWNMANLANDQIRVESDRFAGAAYLLERKKMIDSSTKEELLAIVEKHREQYKQLLEELKEEKYALIQDELDLINKKVDDYRERMKKLKKEQGK
- a CDS encoding catalase, with protein sequence MNNNDNRSQNRLTTAAGAPVVDNQNSLTAGPRGPVLLQDVWLIEKLAHFDREVIPERRMHAKGSGAYGTFTVTNDITQYTKAKIFSEIGKQTPMFARFSTVAGERGAADAERDIRGFALKFYTEEGNWDLVGNNTPVFFFRDPLQFPDLNHAVKRDPRTNMRSATNNWDFWTSLPEALHQITIVMSERGIPKTYRHMHGFGSHTYSMINANNERVWVKFHFRSQQGIENLTDAEATELIGLDRESHQRDLLDSIDNGDFPKWKMYIQVMTEEQALNMDYNPFDLTKVWYKKDFPLIEVGEFELNRNPDNYFAEVEQAAFTPAAIVPGIGFSPDKMLQARLFSYGDAQRYRLGVNHHQIPVNAPKCPFHSFHRDGAMRVDGNHGSRTSYEPNSFGEWKEQPDFKEPPLKLYGDAAHWDFREDDSDYFTQPGKLFNLMNDDQKEVLFGNTARNMGDAPKEIKIRHIRHCYQADPAYGEGVANALGITMNEVLEEQVIG
- a CDS encoding GntR family transcriptional regulator; amino-acid sequence: MQIQIEPASEIPIYSQLVNQLIRLIAKRDLRPHDTLPSVRSLAADLGVNMHTVNKAYHELQQKGIISVIPKSGAVINPIPAKSSEAARQRMQDILHPFLAEAIVYGMTRDEILSLTSSLISELTEE
- a CDS encoding DUF368 domain-containing protein, giving the protein MEWKNIYRGFLMGISDLIPGVSGGTIAFILGIYDRLLAAISGIFSRDWKKHIGFLLPLGIGIGITLVLFSRVIDYLLKNYHQPTQYFFLGLIIGILPFISKQASMRKNFKFGHYILLLLVAAALASTAFIKPVDANVITSLTAKNTIGLFFAGWAGSMAMLLPGISGSFILLLLGVYPTAINALSTMNLPLIIVIGAGVVVGFIVSSKAIAYLLHHYRHSMFSIIIGLILGSIFVIYPGIPESGTPFVMSAIALITGLIVANMFNSADPTT
- a CDS encoding GNAT family N-acetyltransferase is translated as MVLQLVKPALEYEEAYQSFHNEWNFADEMYTPSFIRKGYGHFKDYVQQCLLAEKGLGIPKDWLPYSTYWLIENKRILGASILRHGLNKCLSNSEGHISLGIRPSDRGSGYGAVFLSLALAELKKLGVGKALVVCEEGNIPSEKTILRVGGIRDIDYIERDGTVLQRYWIII
- a CDS encoding DUF1648 domain-containing protein, which codes for MELFIFLIIIAFLTVMQAATPFLLKQTVAFGVTIPEGNIDNKQVALYKRNYTATVLTIGILAIVAYLWVSSILTKEDLVLAGLALQFIVLGSSMILYFYFHLKLMALKKKEAWGKDLKQVTVTDLSMRSLDEMLPNYLFALPMIITLGLLAYTAIHYPALPEKIPTHWGPSGQPDAFSDKSPFSVIAMLLILLIMQAMFGMIHWSTKNAGIRLRAAKRQSTKIQQLSFRKYSSWLLFFVSILVTAMLGYFQMVTIHEELGNTAVLFILPIGFMILTLAATAFYSFKIGQGGSRIEVDLPEDAIEGLTDTDEDAHWKAGLFYVNRNDPSLFVEKRFGVGWSINFGQPLAYFIVFVPLVLILLISFLL